The following proteins come from a genomic window of Streptomyces sp. NBC_00539:
- a CDS encoding carboxylesterase/lipase family protein: MSPAGGTRPRARTRYGVVEGRLEEGGISVFRGIPYAAPPVGALRFAAPRPPAAWDGVRDAGAFGPTAPKVPYPDRYASLLPDPEIPGDDCLNLNVWTPDPSPGAGLPVMVWIHGGALTRGSSAVPVYDGSAFARDGIVLVSLNYRLGALGYGVFPDAPANRGLLDQIAALTWVRDNIGAFGGDLGRVTVFGESAGAISVGALLAAPRAAGLFARAVMQSGPPEVLPRERARPMVRKMASLLKVPATATAFTAVALPDLLAAQAAVLRRSGPVTGGPAFGLVADPESLPGDPASAAAACAVPLLLGWTAEEHRLWLAPTGAMRLLDRMGPLAVELARVRSGKDRAAVRALRAALPGAGPADLAGHLLTDRLLRDPLRRLAGARRAAPTHLYEFGWPSGVPGLGACHALELGFVFDTLHKPESAWLAGPDAPQELADEMHAAWVRFAVAGDPGWAPWDGYGPPKVFGGPQREERDAQRAVGFIP, translated from the coding sequence ATGAGTCCAGCGGGCGGCACCCGGCCCCGGGCCCGCACCCGGTACGGCGTGGTCGAGGGCAGGCTGGAGGAGGGCGGCATCAGCGTCTTCCGCGGCATCCCCTACGCCGCCCCGCCCGTCGGAGCGCTCCGGTTCGCCGCCCCCCGGCCGCCGGCCGCCTGGGACGGGGTACGCGACGCGGGCGCCTTCGGGCCCACCGCTCCCAAAGTGCCCTACCCGGACCGGTACGCGTCGCTGCTCCCGGACCCGGAGATCCCCGGCGACGACTGCCTGAACCTCAACGTGTGGACCCCCGACCCCTCTCCCGGGGCCGGGCTGCCGGTCATGGTGTGGATCCACGGGGGCGCCCTCACCAGGGGGTCCTCCGCCGTCCCCGTCTACGACGGATCGGCCTTCGCCCGGGACGGGATCGTCCTGGTCTCGCTCAACTACCGGCTCGGCGCCCTCGGCTACGGCGTCTTCCCCGACGCCCCCGCCAACCGGGGCCTGCTGGACCAGATCGCCGCCCTCACCTGGGTCCGGGACAACATCGGGGCCTTCGGAGGCGATCTCGGCCGCGTCACCGTCTTCGGGGAGTCCGCCGGCGCCATCAGCGTCGGCGCCCTGCTGGCCGCGCCCCGCGCCGCCGGCCTGTTCGCGCGCGCCGTCATGCAGAGCGGGCCGCCCGAGGTGCTGCCCCGCGAGCGGGCCCGTCCGATGGTCCGCAAGATGGCCTCGCTGCTCAAGGTTCCCGCCACCGCGACGGCCTTCACCGCCGTCGCCCTGCCGGACCTGCTGGCCGCGCAGGCAGCCGTGCTGCGCCGCTCCGGCCCGGTCACCGGCGGGCCCGCCTTCGGCCTGGTCGCCGACCCCGAATCGCTGCCCGGGGACCCGGCGTCGGCCGCGGCGGCCTGCGCCGTACCGCTGCTGCTCGGCTGGACCGCCGAGGAGCACCGGCTCTGGCTCGCGCCCACCGGGGCGATGCGGCTGCTGGACCGGATGGGCCCGCTCGCGGTGGAACTGGCCCGCGTGCGCAGCGGCAAGGACCGCGCCGCCGTACGGGCGCTGCGCGCCGCCCTGCCGGGGGCCGGTCCCGCCGACCTCGCCGGGCACCTGCTCACCGACCGGCTGCTGCGCGATCCGCTGCGCCGGCTCGCCGGAGCCCGCAGGGCCGCTCCGACCCACCTGTACGAGTTCGGCTGGCCCAGCGGCGTGCCGGGTCTCGGTGCCTGCCACGCACTGGAGCTGGGCTTCGTCTTCGACACCCTCCACAAGCCGGAGTCGGCCTGGCTCGCGGGACCCGACGCGCCGCAGGAACTGGCCGACGAGATGCACGCGGCCTGGGTCCGGTTCGCCGTCGCCGGGGACCCGGGATGGGCTCCGTGGGACGGCTACGGCCCGCCGAAGGTGTTCGGCGGGCCGCAGCGGGAGGAGCGGGACGCTCAGCGGGCCGTGGGGTTCATCCCGTAG
- a CDS encoding chaplin — MSRIAKAFAITAVAGTAVAAGAGLAVADAGAHGAAIGSPGVLSGNLVQVPVHVPVNVCGNTVNVIALLNPAFGNTCVNASGGDEHHTEGYGE; from the coding sequence ATGTCGCGTATCGCGAAGGCATTCGCCATCACCGCTGTCGCCGGTACCGCCGTGGCGGCCGGTGCGGGTCTGGCCGTCGCCGATGCCGGAGCGCACGGTGCGGCGATCGGCTCCCCCGGTGTCCTGTCGGGCAACCTGGTCCAGGTCCCCGTGCACGTACCGGTCAACGTCTGCGGCAACACCGTGAACGTGATCGCCCTGCTCAACCCGGCCTTCGGCAACACCTGCGTCAACGCGTCGGGTGGCGACGAGCACCACACCGAGGGTTACGGCGAGTGA
- a CDS encoding tyrosinase family protein, translating to MYTRQNQKDLTRAQKQRFTAAVLELKRNGTYDQFVRTHGKYFVPDRDRKLRVGHMSPSFFPWHRRFLLEFEKQLRSVDAGVSIPYWDWTTDNSPASSLWAEDFLGGTGREGDHQVMTGPFAYGKGNWTVTVGVSEARYLTRNLGRPQTPIKLPTRAELQWAVDDPAYDTAPWDSTARGGGFRNKLEGWAAPKSERWRNHNKVHQWIGGHMTGGTAPNDPVFWLHHAFVDLVWDRWQQKHPDSGYLPAQPPALGDPQHGRVIALDEPMPPWNVTPREMLRHQGQYRYE from the coding sequence GTGTACACCCGGCAGAACCAGAAGGACCTGACCCGCGCGCAGAAGCAGCGGTTCACTGCGGCCGTGCTGGAGCTCAAGCGCAACGGCACCTACGACCAGTTCGTCCGCACCCACGGCAAGTACTTCGTCCCCGACCGGGACCGCAAGCTGCGGGTCGGACACATGTCGCCGTCCTTCTTCCCCTGGCACCGGCGCTTCCTGCTGGAGTTCGAGAAGCAGCTGCGCTCCGTGGACGCCGGCGTGTCCATCCCGTACTGGGACTGGACCACCGACAACAGTCCCGCCTCCTCCCTGTGGGCCGAGGACTTCCTCGGCGGCACCGGACGCGAGGGCGACCACCAGGTGATGACCGGCCCCTTCGCCTACGGCAAGGGCAACTGGACGGTGACCGTCGGGGTCTCCGAGGCCCGCTACCTCACCCGCAACCTCGGCCGCCCGCAGACCCCGATCAAACTCCCCACCAGGGCCGAACTCCAGTGGGCGGTCGACGACCCCGCCTACGACACCGCGCCCTGGGACTCCACCGCGCGGGGCGGCGGCTTCCGCAACAAGCTGGAGGGCTGGGCCGCGCCGAAGAGCGAGCGCTGGCGCAACCACAACAAGGTCCACCAGTGGATCGGCGGCCACATGACGGGCGGTACCGCCCCCAACGACCCGGTGTTCTGGCTGCACCACGCCTTCGTGGACCTGGTCTGGGACCGCTGGCAGCAGAAACACCCGGATTCCGGCTACCTGCCCGCGCAGCCCCCTGCGCTGGGCGACCCCCAGCACGGCCGGGTCATCGCCCTCGACGAGCCGATGCCGCCGTGGAACGTCACCCCGCGCGAGATGCTCCGCCACCAGGGCCAGTACCGCTACGAGTGA
- a CDS encoding tyrosinase family oxidase copper chaperone gives MHAASAAPLTRRAVLRTAFTTAVLAGTAAALGPVLRARRPRQTLTPAPLVEESYRGRHISVDPVAAAVRIDGRPLHVMRRADGSYLSGINHFQSFATPMELARAAVDELGTTQLAMAAPHHG, from the coding sequence ATGCACGCAGCATCCGCCGCACCACTCACCCGTCGCGCGGTCCTCCGTACGGCCTTCACCACGGCGGTGCTCGCCGGAACGGCCGCGGCCCTGGGACCCGTCCTGCGCGCCCGGCGTCCCCGCCAGACGCTCACCCCGGCCCCGCTGGTGGAGGAGTCGTACCGCGGCCGCCACATCAGCGTCGACCCCGTCGCGGCCGCGGTGCGCATCGACGGGCGACCCCTGCACGTGATGCGCCGGGCCGACGGCAGCTACCTGAGCGGGATCAACCACTTCCAGTCCTTCGCCACCCCGATGGAGCTGGCCCGCGCGGCCGTGGACGAGCTGGGCACCACGCAACTGGCCATGGCCGCCCCCCACCACGGCTGA
- a CDS encoding acyl-CoA dehydrogenase family protein: MSAPFDLLYSEAEEELRSAVRALLTDRCPPAAILARVEGGRPHDPGLWETLAAGIGAAGLLVPEKLGGQGAGHREAAVVLEELGRAVAPVPYLTSGVLATEILLGCDPSSAEAMTLLREVASGRQVCVPAVPLTLAPGAPLPTPVRDAGGGVLSGSVGFVADAVAADVLLVLADTGLYAVPVAEVSLTALVPLDLTRPLATVGLDGAIGTRLADPATARAAVAGALLAGAGLLASEQVGIAEWCLTETVAHVRTRHQFNRPIGSFQALKHRLARLWLDVASARAAARAAADALATGTADAPLTIAVAQAYCSGVAVRAAEECVQLHGGTGMTWEHPAHLYLKRAKAAAAALGTAGHHRSLVADFAELPAP, from the coding sequence ATGAGCGCACCCTTCGACCTGCTCTACTCCGAGGCGGAGGAGGAACTGCGCTCCGCCGTACGGGCCCTGCTCACCGACCGGTGCCCGCCCGCGGCGATCCTCGCCCGGGTCGAGGGCGGCCGGCCCCACGACCCGGGGCTGTGGGAGACCCTCGCCGCCGGGATCGGCGCCGCCGGACTGCTCGTCCCGGAGAAGCTCGGCGGCCAGGGCGCCGGTCACCGCGAGGCGGCGGTGGTGCTGGAGGAGCTCGGCCGGGCCGTGGCACCGGTCCCGTACCTGACCAGCGGGGTCCTGGCGACGGAGATCCTGCTCGGCTGCGACCCCTCCTCCGCCGAAGCGATGACGCTGCTGCGGGAGGTGGCCTCCGGCCGGCAGGTGTGCGTACCGGCAGTGCCGCTGACCCTGGCCCCCGGCGCACCGCTGCCGACGCCCGTACGGGACGCGGGAGGCGGCGTACTGAGCGGCTCCGTGGGCTTCGTCGCCGACGCGGTGGCCGCCGACGTGCTGCTCGTCCTCGCCGACACCGGCCTGTACGCGGTGCCGGTGGCGGAGGTCTCGCTCACTGCGCTGGTCCCGCTGGACCTGACCCGGCCGCTCGCCACCGTCGGCCTCGACGGCGCCATCGGGACCCGGCTCGCCGACCCCGCCACCGCCCGGGCCGCCGTCGCCGGGGCACTGCTCGCCGGGGCCGGGCTGCTCGCCTCCGAGCAGGTGGGCATCGCCGAGTGGTGCCTGACCGAGACGGTGGCCCACGTCCGCACCCGCCACCAGTTCAACCGGCCCATCGGCTCCTTCCAGGCGCTCAAGCACCGCCTGGCCCGGCTCTGGCTCGACGTCGCCTCCGCCAGGGCAGCGGCGCGCGCGGCCGCCGACGCCCTCGCGACGGGCACCGCCGACGCACCGCTGACGATCGCCGTCGCCCAGGCCTACTGCTCGGGAGTCGCGGTGCGGGCCGCCGAGGAGTGCGTCCAGCTGCACGGCGGGACCGGGATGACCTGGGAGCACCCGGCGCACCTGTACCTCAAGCGGGCCAAGGCCGCCGCGGCGGCCCTGGGGACGGCGGGCCACCACCGCAGCCTCGTCGCCGACTTCGCCGAACTCCCCGCGCCGTAA
- a CDS encoding acyl-CoA dehydrogenase family protein — translation MITAEELLTRVRDLLAAHPPATTAPADFLRARFDAGLAWVHYPEGLGGLGAPRALQAVVDGELEAAGAPDNDPRRIGIGLGMAAPTILAYGTEEQKRRFLRPLWLGEEVWCQLFSEPGAGSDLAALGTRAVHDEASDEWTVDGQKVWTSSAHTARWAILIARTDPSLPKHQGITYFLCDMHAPGVEVRPLRQITGEAEFNEVFLTGVRIPDSHRLGAVGQGWAVARTTLMNERVSIGGMRIPREGGMIAPVAAAWRERPALRTHALHQRLLELWVEAEVARLTGERLRQQLAAGQPGPEGSGMKLTFARLNQEISGLEVELLAEEGLLYEDWTMRRPEIVDFTGRDAGYRYLRAKGNSIEGGTSEILLNIVAERVLGLPPEPRDDKDLAWKDLAR, via the coding sequence GTGATCACCGCCGAGGAGCTGCTCACCCGCGTCCGCGACCTGCTCGCCGCCCACCCGCCCGCCACCACCGCCCCCGCCGACTTCCTGCGCGCGCGCTTCGACGCCGGACTCGCCTGGGTGCACTACCCCGAGGGCCTCGGTGGCCTCGGCGCACCCCGCGCCCTGCAAGCCGTCGTGGACGGCGAACTGGAGGCCGCCGGAGCCCCCGACAACGACCCGCGGCGGATCGGCATCGGCCTCGGCATGGCCGCGCCCACGATCCTCGCCTACGGCACCGAGGAGCAGAAGCGCCGCTTCCTGCGGCCCCTGTGGCTCGGCGAGGAAGTCTGGTGCCAGCTCTTCAGCGAGCCCGGCGCCGGCTCGGACCTGGCCGCGCTCGGCACCCGCGCCGTCCACGACGAGGCGAGCGACGAGTGGACCGTCGACGGCCAGAAGGTGTGGACCTCCAGCGCCCACACCGCCCGCTGGGCCATCCTCATCGCCCGCACCGACCCCTCCCTGCCCAAGCACCAGGGCATCACGTACTTCCTCTGCGACATGCACGCCCCCGGCGTCGAGGTCCGCCCCCTGCGCCAGATCACCGGCGAGGCCGAGTTCAACGAGGTGTTCCTCACCGGCGTCCGCATCCCCGACAGCCACCGGCTCGGCGCCGTCGGCCAGGGCTGGGCGGTCGCCCGCACCACCCTCATGAACGAACGCGTCTCCATCGGCGGCATGCGGATCCCCCGCGAAGGCGGCATGATCGCCCCCGTCGCCGCGGCCTGGCGGGAACGCCCCGCACTGCGCACCCACGCCCTGCACCAGAGGCTGCTGGAACTGTGGGTCGAGGCGGAGGTCGCCCGGCTCACCGGCGAACGGCTGCGCCAGCAGCTCGCCGCGGGGCAGCCCGGCCCCGAGGGCAGCGGCATGAAACTCACCTTCGCCCGCCTCAACCAGGAGATCAGCGGCCTGGAGGTGGAACTCCTCGCGGAAGAGGGGCTCCTGTACGAGGACTGGACGATGCGCCGCCCCGAGATCGTCGACTTCACCGGCCGGGACGCCGGCTACCGCTACCTGCGCGCCAAGGGCAACAGCATCGAGGGCGGCACCAGCGAAATCCTCCTCAACATCGTCGCCGAACGCGTCCTGGGCCTGCCGCCCGAGCCGCGCGACGACAAGGACCTCGCCTGGAAGGACCTGGCCCGATGA
- a CDS encoding NADPH:quinone oxidoreductase family protein, which translates to MQAWRVHTPGEPREAMRLEEVPEPVPGEGEVRLKVLAANVNFPDALLARGQYQIRPPLPFTPGVEICGETEDGRRVIANPSMPHGGFAEYVTAPARALLPAPGTLDDAEAAALHIGYQTGWFGLHRRARLRAGETLLVHAAAGGVGSAAVQLGKAAGATVIGVVGGKAKARTAEELGCDLVIDRTGEDIVARVKEFTGGCGADVVYDPVGGDAYTASAKCVAFEGRIVIVGFAGGTVPAPALNHALVKNYAILGLHWGLYAAKDPAAILACHDELTRLAAEGAVRPLVSERVPLAAAADAVQRVADGTTTGRLVVVPSLDGGTR; encoded by the coding sequence ATGCAGGCATGGCGCGTACATACCCCCGGCGAGCCCCGCGAGGCCATGCGCCTCGAAGAGGTGCCCGAACCGGTACCCGGCGAGGGCGAGGTACGGCTCAAGGTACTCGCGGCGAACGTCAACTTCCCCGACGCGCTGCTCGCGCGCGGCCAGTACCAGATCCGGCCGCCGCTGCCCTTCACGCCCGGCGTCGAGATCTGCGGCGAGACCGAGGACGGCCGCCGCGTCATCGCCAACCCGAGCATGCCGCACGGCGGTTTCGCCGAGTACGTCACCGCGCCCGCGCGCGCCCTGCTGCCGGCCCCCGGCACACTGGACGACGCCGAGGCGGCCGCCCTCCACATCGGCTACCAGACCGGCTGGTTCGGCCTGCACCGCCGGGCCCGCCTCCGCGCCGGCGAGACGCTGCTCGTGCACGCCGCCGCCGGCGGGGTCGGAAGCGCCGCCGTCCAGCTCGGCAAGGCCGCCGGGGCCACCGTGATCGGCGTCGTCGGAGGCAAGGCCAAGGCCCGCACGGCCGAGGAACTGGGCTGCGACCTCGTCATCGACCGCACCGGCGAGGACATCGTCGCCCGCGTCAAGGAGTTCACCGGCGGCTGCGGAGCCGACGTGGTCTACGACCCGGTCGGCGGTGACGCCTACACCGCCTCCGCCAAATGCGTGGCCTTCGAGGGCCGGATCGTGATCGTCGGCTTCGCCGGCGGCACCGTCCCCGCCCCGGCGCTCAACCACGCCCTCGTCAAGAACTACGCCATCCTCGGCCTGCACTGGGGCTTGTACGCCGCCAAGGACCCGGCCGCGATCCTCGCCTGCCACGACGAACTCACCCGTCTCGCCGCCGAGGGCGCCGTCAGACCGCTCGTCAGCGAACGCGTCCCGCTCGCCGCGGCCGCCGACGCCGTACAGCGCGTCGCCGACGGCACCACGACCGGACGGCTGGTCGTCGTGCCCTCCCTCGACGGAGGTACCCGGTGA
- a CDS encoding SDR family oxidoreductase — MKNLPRGLPAPPPSGAAALPAGTYAGQAVLVTGGGTGLGKAIAAEFARLGADVVIAGRRPEPLEAACAELAAVPGAGRVTAAVCDIRDHERVAEVFDAAAAASGRTPDVLVNNAAANFPCPAEDLSPNAWRAVVDITLTGTWFMTREFGRRHLAAGTPGSIVSIGASYAWTGGPGFAHSAAAKAGVKNLVETLAVEWGPYGIRINGLVPGLFPHEEMARHIRDGLDRTVAAGALAARQPALRVGEPRELGWAATFLASPYARFITGHTLVVDGANWQRRSLVNPDVVPVREQLGRGPFTG; from the coding sequence GTGAAGAACCTTCCGCGCGGGCTCCCCGCGCCGCCACCCTCCGGTGCCGCCGCCCTGCCCGCCGGCACGTACGCGGGGCAGGCCGTACTCGTCACCGGCGGCGGGACGGGACTGGGCAAGGCGATCGCCGCCGAGTTCGCGCGGCTGGGCGCGGACGTGGTGATCGCCGGGCGCCGCCCGGAGCCGCTGGAGGCGGCGTGCGCGGAGTTGGCCGCCGTCCCCGGAGCGGGCCGGGTGACGGCCGCCGTCTGCGACATCCGGGACCACGAACGGGTCGCGGAGGTCTTCGACGCGGCTGCGGCCGCCTCCGGACGGACGCCGGACGTGCTGGTCAACAACGCGGCCGCGAACTTCCCCTGTCCGGCGGAGGACCTGTCGCCGAACGCCTGGCGGGCGGTGGTCGACATCACCCTGACCGGCACCTGGTTCATGACCCGCGAGTTCGGCCGCCGCCACCTCGCGGCCGGCACGCCCGGGTCGATCGTCAGCATCGGGGCCTCCTACGCCTGGACCGGCGGCCCCGGCTTCGCGCACAGCGCCGCCGCGAAGGCGGGGGTGAAGAACCTGGTGGAGACGCTCGCCGTCGAGTGGGGCCCGTACGGCATCCGGATCAACGGCCTGGTTCCGGGGCTGTTCCCGCACGAGGAGATGGCCCGGCACATCCGCGACGGCCTGGACCGGACCGTGGCCGCAGGCGCCCTCGCCGCCCGCCAGCCGGCCCTGCGGGTCGGGGAGCCGCGCGAGCTGGGCTGGGCCGCCACCTTCCTGGCCTCCCCCTACGCCCGCTTCATCACCGGGCACACCCTGGTGGTCGACGGCGCGAACTGGCAACGCCGGTCCCTGGTCAACCCTGATGTGGTGCCGGTGCGGGAGCAACTCGGGCGCGGCCCGTTCACGGGGTGA
- a CDS encoding enoyl-CoA hydratase/isomerase family protein, protein MIDTTSTDIAQGEERIRLEVADTVAVLTLCRPDRLNGWSWESTRQLGLLADRIRFDPGVRVVLLRAEGRAFCAGIDVRAPGGDITGESAAERTRNYYEGIRWVHERFAVLAGLPQPVVAAVQGYCLGFGFELALMADVRVAAEDAVFALPEAALGVAVDAGGDLRIARDAGAGWAKFLALTGRRIDAATAERRGLVQLVVPAAELAATARAVAAEIAANAPLAVQGIKRAVDAYADAALPAALDRAAMTAALTLTSRDASEGYGAKAARRPPHFTGT, encoded by the coding sequence GTGATCGACACCACCAGTACGGACATCGCGCAGGGCGAGGAGCGGATCCGGCTGGAGGTGGCGGACACGGTCGCCGTCCTCACCCTCTGCCGCCCGGACCGGCTCAACGGGTGGAGTTGGGAGTCCACCCGCCAGCTGGGCCTGCTGGCCGACCGGATCCGCTTCGACCCGGGCGTACGGGTGGTCCTGCTGCGGGCCGAGGGCAGGGCGTTCTGCGCCGGGATCGACGTCAGGGCCCCGGGCGGCGACATCACGGGGGAGAGCGCCGCCGAACGGACCCGGAACTACTACGAGGGCATCCGCTGGGTGCACGAGCGCTTCGCCGTCCTCGCCGGGCTGCCCCAGCCGGTGGTCGCCGCGGTGCAGGGCTACTGCCTCGGCTTCGGCTTCGAGCTCGCCCTGATGGCCGACGTCCGGGTGGCCGCCGAGGACGCGGTCTTCGCGCTGCCCGAGGCGGCCCTGGGCGTCGCGGTGGACGCGGGCGGCGACCTGCGCATCGCCCGCGACGCGGGCGCGGGCTGGGCGAAGTTCCTGGCCCTGACCGGCCGCCGCATCGATGCCGCCACCGCGGAACGCCGGGGCCTGGTGCAGCTCGTCGTACCGGCGGCCGAGCTCGCAGCCACGGCCCGCGCGGTGGCCGCGGAGATCGCCGCCAACGCGCCGCTGGCCGTCCAGGGCATCAAGCGGGCCGTCGACGCCTATGCGGACGCCGCCCTCCCGGCGGCCCTCGACCGGGCGGCGATGACGGCGGCCCTCACCCTCACCTCGCGCGACGCGAGCGAGGGCTACGGAGCGAAAGCCGCCCGCCGGCCGCCGCACTTCACGGGAACGTGA
- a CDS encoding PIG-L deacetylase family protein, producing MSEQQAPRQAPLQPMPTDWQRALAVVAHPDDLEYGCAAAIADWTDGGREVVYLLATRGEAGIDTTAPAECASVREAEQRASAAVVGVSTVEFLDYRDGVVEYGLGLRRDIAAAIRRHRPELVITLNHRDTWGGADGGGVWNTPDHKAVGRATLDAAGDAGNRWIFPELLAEQGLEPWDGVRWVAVSGTTTPTHAADAGPGFERAVQSLLKHEAYIEVLTDQDPQEYVRTFLTDNAQRAAARFGGRPAVAFELFPR from the coding sequence ATGAGCGAACAACAGGCCCCGCGGCAGGCCCCCTTGCAGCCCATGCCCACCGACTGGCAACGCGCCCTGGCGGTCGTCGCCCATCCGGACGACCTGGAGTACGGCTGCGCGGCCGCCATCGCCGACTGGACGGACGGCGGGCGGGAGGTCGTCTACCTCCTGGCCACGCGGGGCGAGGCGGGCATCGACACCACCGCACCGGCCGAATGCGCCTCGGTGCGCGAGGCGGAGCAGCGGGCGAGCGCGGCGGTCGTCGGGGTGTCGACCGTCGAGTTCCTCGACTACCGGGACGGCGTGGTCGAATACGGCCTCGGCCTGCGCCGGGACATCGCCGCGGCCATCCGCCGCCACCGCCCGGAACTCGTCATCACCCTCAACCACCGCGACACCTGGGGCGGCGCCGACGGCGGCGGCGTCTGGAACACCCCCGACCACAAGGCCGTCGGCCGGGCCACGCTGGACGCCGCGGGTGACGCCGGCAACCGCTGGATCTTCCCCGAACTCCTCGCGGAGCAGGGCCTGGAGCCCTGGGACGGAGTGCGCTGGGTCGCGGTGTCGGGCACCACCACGCCGACCCACGCGGCCGACGCGGGCCCGGGCTTCGAACGCGCCGTCCAGTCGCTGCTCAAGCACGAGGCGTACATCGAGGTGCTGACCGACCAGGACCCGCAGGAGTACGTCCGCACCTTCCTGACGGACAACGCCCAGCGGGCGGCGGCCCGGTTCGGCGGCCGGCCGGCGGTAGCGTTCGAGCTCTTCCCGCGCTGA
- a CDS encoding S-(hydroxymethyl)mycothiol dehydrogenase, with the protein MTHRVRGVIARSKGAPVETTTILVPDPGPGEALVKVQACGVCHTDLHYREGGINDEFPFLLGHEAAGIVESVGPDVTSVAPGDFVILNWRAVCGDCRACRRGRPWYCFATHNAAQPMTLEDGTALSPALGIGAFAEKTLVAAGQCTKVDPAASPAAAGLLGCGVMAGLGAALNTGNVGRGDSVAVIGCGGVGSAAVAGARLAGASRIIAVDLDDRKLEWARGLGATHTVNGRTEDVVKAVQELTGGNGADVVIEAVGRPETYRQAFYARDLAGTVVLVGVPTPQMQLDLPLLDVFGRGGALKSSWYGDCLPERDFPMLIDLYLQGRLDLDAFVSETIPLDAVEAAFERMQRGEVLRSVVLI; encoded by the coding sequence GTGACGCATCGCGTACGAGGGGTCATCGCGCGGAGCAAGGGCGCGCCCGTGGAGACGACCACGATCCTCGTGCCGGACCCGGGCCCCGGCGAGGCGCTGGTCAAGGTGCAGGCCTGCGGGGTCTGCCACACCGACCTGCACTACCGCGAGGGCGGGATCAACGACGAGTTCCCCTTCCTCCTCGGCCACGAGGCGGCCGGCATCGTGGAATCGGTCGGCCCCGACGTGACCTCCGTCGCCCCCGGTGACTTCGTCATCCTCAACTGGCGCGCCGTGTGCGGCGACTGCCGCGCCTGCCGGCGCGGCCGCCCCTGGTACTGCTTCGCCACGCACAACGCGGCACAGCCCATGACCCTGGAGGACGGCACCGCGCTCTCCCCGGCCCTCGGCATCGGGGCCTTCGCCGAAAAGACCCTGGTGGCGGCCGGACAGTGCACCAAGGTCGACCCGGCCGCCTCGCCCGCCGCGGCGGGGCTGCTGGGCTGCGGAGTGATGGCGGGCCTGGGCGCCGCCCTGAACACCGGCAACGTCGGCCGCGGGGACTCGGTCGCCGTCATCGGCTGCGGGGGAGTGGGCAGCGCGGCCGTGGCGGGCGCCCGGCTGGCCGGCGCCTCCCGCATCATCGCCGTCGACCTCGACGACCGGAAGCTGGAGTGGGCGCGGGGCCTGGGCGCCACCCACACCGTCAACGGCCGCACCGAGGACGTGGTCAAGGCCGTGCAGGAACTGACCGGCGGCAACGGCGCGGACGTGGTCATCGAGGCCGTGGGCCGCCCCGAGACGTACCGGCAGGCCTTCTACGCGCGCGACCTCGCCGGCACCGTGGTGCTCGTCGGCGTCCCCACACCGCAGATGCAGCTCGACCTCCCGCTCCTGGACGTCTTCGGGCGCGGCGGAGCCCTCAAGTCCTCCTGGTACGGCGACTGCCTGCCGGAACGCGACTTCCCGATGCTGATCGACCTCTACCTCCAGGGCCGGCTCGACCTGGACGCCTTCGTCTCCGAGACGATCCCGCTGGACGCGGTCGAGGCGGCCTTCGAGCGGATGCAGCGGGGAGAGGTGCTCCGCTCGGTGGTCCTGATCTGA